A genome region from Wielerella bovis includes the following:
- a CDS encoding UDP-N-acetylmuramoyl-tripeptide--D-alanyl-D-alanine ligase, with translation MNNITLNFICETLNLPRNQDNPIFQRVITDSRQAQVGDLFVALIGENHDAHDFVPQVLEKGAWALVSRDDLADVSGCLKVDNTLTALQKIAAKWRDEINPFVFGITGSSGKTTVKEMLATILRHRFGDDAILATVGNFNNHIGLPLTLLNLRENHRYAVIEMGMNHFGELAELTQIARPNIALVNNAMRAHIGCGFDGVDDIARAKSEIYQGLSPENGIAILPAEDANLPIFQAACTAFSQKTFGLNSGDFHAENVVLQPLNSQFDVVFGDERVQIALPVAGAHNIANACAAASLAVLAGVKLGEVAAGLANFSNIKGRLQAKQGKRNSTILDDTYNANPDSMKAALNVLAQMSAPRVFVMGDMGELGETEAAQMHAEIGAYARELGIESAYFVGDNCAHAAEAFGGNGLWFADKDPLIQVFEHDLPENACVLVKGSRFMKMEDVVAALLA, from the coding sequence ATGAACAATATCACTTTAAACTTTATTTGTGAAACCTTAAATCTCCCACGAAATCAAGATAATCCCATTTTTCAGCGCGTGATTACCGACAGCCGCCAAGCCCAAGTGGGCGATTTGTTTGTCGCGCTGATTGGCGAAAACCACGATGCCCACGATTTTGTCCCCCAAGTTTTGGAAAAAGGCGCGTGGGCGTTGGTGTCGCGCGATGATTTGGCGGACGTTTCAGGCTGCCTGAAAGTGGACAACACCTTGACCGCATTGCAAAAAATTGCCGCCAAATGGCGCGATGAAATCAACCCGTTTGTATTCGGCATCACGGGTTCAAGTGGCAAAACCACAGTCAAAGAAATGCTGGCGACCATTTTGCGCCACCGTTTTGGCGATGACGCGATTTTGGCAACCGTAGGCAATTTCAACAATCACATCGGTTTGCCACTTACCTTGTTGAATTTACGAGAAAATCATCGTTATGCCGTCATTGAAATGGGCATGAACCATTTTGGCGAACTTGCTGAATTGACACAAATCGCGCGACCGAATATTGCTTTGGTAAACAATGCCATGCGCGCGCACATCGGTTGCGGTTTTGATGGTGTGGACGACATCGCGCGCGCCAAAAGCGAAATTTATCAAGGATTAAGCCCTGAAAACGGCATCGCCATTTTGCCAGCCGAAGACGCGAATTTGCCGATTTTTCAGGCAGCCTGCACCGCGTTTTCACAAAAAACGTTTGGTTTGAATTCGGGCGATTTTCATGCGGAAAATGTGGTTTTACAGCCATTAAATAGCCAATTTGACGTGGTTTTTGGCGATGAACGCGTACAAATCGCTTTGCCAGTCGCAGGCGCACACAATATTGCCAATGCGTGTGCGGCGGCGAGTTTAGCGGTGTTGGCTGGTGTGAAATTGGGCGAAGTTGCCGCAGGTTTGGCGAATTTTTCGAATATTAAAGGACGTTTGCAGGCGAAACAGGGCAAGCGCAACAGCACGATTTTGGACGACACCTACAACGCCAATCCCGACAGCATGAAAGCCGCGCTCAATGTGTTGGCGCAAATGTCCGCACCGCGCGTGTTTGTGATGGGCGACATGGGCGAATTGGGTGAAACGGAAGCCGCGCAAATGCACGCTGAAATCGGCGCGTATGCGCGTGAATTGGGGATTGAAAGCGCGTATTTTGTCGGCGACAACTGCGCCCACGCGGCGGAAGCCTTTGGCGGTAACGGTTTGTGGTTTGCGGATAAAGACCCGTTAATTCAAGTTTTTGAACATGATTTGCCTGAAAATGCCTGTGTGTTGGTTAAAGGTTCGCGCTTTATGAAAATGGAAGATGTAGTCGCGGCATTGCTTGCTTAA
- a CDS encoding type II toxin-antitoxin system VapC family toxin, translating into MNKYLLDTHVLLWLADNRREKFSSEIISVLENRQQNQFFVSPASIWEITLKAALNKPDFPYQAEEMLKNMQKVGIHLLDIHINHILMLNRLPLIHKDPFDRLLIAQAHSEKLNLLTADTEILQYQSDLIVDIRP; encoded by the coding sequence ATGAATAAATACCTATTGGACACCCATGTTTTATTGTGGTTGGCGGACAATCGCAGAGAAAAATTTTCGTCTGAAATCATTTCGGTATTGGAAAATCGCCAACAAAATCAATTTTTTGTCAGTCCAGCGAGCATTTGGGAAATTACGCTCAAAGCCGCGTTGAACAAACCCGATTTTCCCTACCAAGCCGAAGAAATGCTGAAAAACATGCAAAAAGTCGGCATTCATTTACTGGATATTCATATTAATCATATTCTTATGCTTAATCGCTTGCCACTTATCCACAAAGACCCGTTTGACCGCTTATTGATTGCCCAAGCGCACAGCGAAAAACTGAATTTGCTCACGGCGGATACGGAGATTTTGCAGTACCAGTCTGATTTGATTGTGGATATTCGTCCGTAA
- a CDS encoding type II toxin-antitoxin system Phd/YefM family antitoxin gives MSQSQFVSPPPEIINIHEAKTHLSRIVEEVKTYGKPVIIAKAGKPQVQIMPIEVAPDTPSLFGFMQSDETAKLSQIIDEFDEKNPHLIEQLFAGETHE, from the coding sequence ATGTCCCAAAGCCAATTTGTCAGCCCTCCGCCCGAAATCATCAATATTCACGAAGCCAAAACGCATTTATCGCGCATTGTGGAAGAAGTCAAAACCTACGGCAAACCCGTGATTATCGCCAAAGCAGGGAAACCACAAGTGCAGATTATGCCGATTGAAGTCGCGCCCGATACGCCGTCTTTGTTTGGTTTTATGCAATCGGACGAGACCGCAAAATTATCGCAAATCATTGATGAATTTGATGAAAAAAATCCCCATTTGATTGAACAACTGTTCGCAGGGGAAACGCATGAATAA
- a CDS encoding AAA family ATPase, producing the protein MKIQSMTLKNIGHFKDLTIPFAPLEEGKPRVTVFIGNNGSGKTNILKSLVTALSWLPARIRTERGRGLDIPEEVIHNDEHSAAVSVNVLAHNQEFVWTLSKAREGKKNQFSSDLKAVSEWADIYRTQLTENQDVNLPLMVFYPVERSVLDIPLKIKAKHYFEQLDAYDNALEMGVDFRRFFEWFRAREDIDNEERLFYELEKQSQDIDRVLELWERFSTLLDETENLNEKWEKSGRKDILLSKQIFEKMAKLKLAEQEMNEIMENKEDTSKLCLDVPLKSVKQAIKEFTDFENIWVQRKPKLRMMVSKNGKEFNVFQLSQGEKSLMALVGDIAQRLAMLNPNLDNPLEGQGVIMIDEADLHLHPQWQRQLIDRLTKTFPNCQFILSTHSPLVISDSKDIVVYSLENGEMSRLPSQYGQDANMVLLNAMDTAIRNEKITEKINHLIDLIQDNQLSLAKEKLAELRQELPENHLELNKAQLLLKKQEIRHEKNSEKPRTSQFD; encoded by the coding sequence ATGAAAATTCAATCCATGACTTTAAAAAACATTGGTCATTTCAAAGATTTGACCATTCCTTTCGCCCCTTTGGAAGAAGGTAAACCGCGTGTAACCGTATTTATTGGTAACAATGGTTCGGGCAAAACCAATATTTTGAAATCGTTGGTAACGGCGTTGAGTTGGCTGCCTGCGCGTATTCGCACAGAACGCGGTCGCGGTTTGGATATTCCCGAAGAAGTGATACACAATGATGAACATTCGGCTGCGGTGTCGGTCAATGTGTTGGCACATAATCAGGAATTTGTTTGGACTTTGAGTAAAGCACGTGAGGGGAAGAAAAATCAATTCAGTAGTGATTTGAAAGCTGTGAGTGAATGGGCGGATATTTATCGGACACAATTAACGGAAAATCAAGATGTGAATTTGCCGTTAATGGTTTTTTATCCTGTGGAACGCAGTGTTTTGGATATTCCTTTAAAAATCAAAGCAAAACATTATTTTGAACAACTGGATGCTTATGATAATGCACTGGAAATGGGTGTGGATTTTAGGCGTTTTTTTGAGTGGTTTCGTGCTAGGGAGGATATTGATAATGAGGAAAGACTTTTTTATGAATTGGAAAAACAATCTCAGGATATAGATAGGGTGTTGGAGTTGTGGGAGCGTTTTTCTACTCTTCTTGATGAAACTGAAAATTTAAATGAAAAATGGGAGAAGAGTGGGAGGAAGGATATTCTTTTATCTAAGCAAATTTTTGAAAAAATGGCTAAATTGAAATTGGCTGAACAGGAAATGAATGAAATTATGGAAAATAAGGAGGATACATCTAAATTATGTTTAGATGTTCCTTTGAAATCTGTTAAGCAAGCTATTAAAGAATTTACCGATTTTGAAAATATTTGGGTTCAAAGAAAACCTAAATTACGCATGATGGTTTCCAAAAATGGTAAAGAATTTAATGTTTTCCAACTCTCACAAGGCGAAAAATCCTTAATGGCTTTGGTGGGCGATATTGCGCAGCGTTTGGCAATGCTCAATCCCAATCTGGATAATCCATTGGAAGGGCAGGGAGTGATTATGATTGACGAAGCCGATTTGCACCTGCACCCCCAATGGCAACGCCAACTGATTGACCGTTTAACCAAAACTTTCCCAAATTGCCAATTTATTTTGAGTACGCATTCGCCGCTTGTGATTAGCGACAGCAAGGATATTGTTGTATATTCATTGGAAAATGGCGAAATGTCGCGTTTGCCGTCTCAATATGGGCAGGACGCGAATATGGTTTTGTTAAACGCAATGGATACGGCTATCCGCAATGAGAAAATTACAGAAAAAATCAATCATTTAATTGATTTAATTCAAGATAATCAATTAAGCCTTGCAAAAGAAAAATTAGCTGAATTGCGACAAGAGCTGCCTGAAAATCATTTGGAGTTAAATAAAGCACAATTATTATTGAAAAAACAGGAAATTCGCCATGAGAAAAATTCAGAAAAACCAAGAACCAGCCAGTTTGACTGA
- a CDS encoding UDP-N-acetylmuramoyl-L-alanyl-D-glutamate--2,6-diaminopimelate ligase produces the protein MYSQIAIPRETQLPQLQYIPQANEKLTSDSRQIQQGDVFVACQGEYADGRNYIQAAINNGAKFVYWDADGDFVWQNQWAIPNQPIADLRQCAGILAAQAYGNLSGSLNVIGVTGTNGKTSITQWLAQAIDILENQQSCAIIGTVGNGFFGDLQETSHTTPDPVSVQTLLRQFKNLGAKHITMEVSSHGLHQFRVNGVPFRTAVFTNLTRDHLDYHSDMDDYGATKARLFHWQGLENAIINQDDEFGTKLIAELREKYPHLKTISYGFDESADIHISEFVADTRGMRLTLKTIWGEGSAQTRLLGRFNAQNFAACVGVLCSNGWDLQAALNALSQIRPATGRMDCIINENKPLVVVDYAHTPDALEKALTTLREIQQPESRLWCVFGCGGNRDRGKRPLMGAVASQFSDCPVVTSDNPRMEDPAAIIDDILPAVPNAALVELDRRTAIEQTIAQASAQDIVLIAGKGHETYQDIQGVKTHFSDFEVAENALKGR, from the coding sequence ATGTACAGCCAAATCGCAATACCACGCGAAACCCAACTTCCCCAATTACAATACATTCCCCAAGCCAACGAAAAACTCACGTCCGACAGCCGCCAAATCCAACAAGGCGATGTGTTTGTCGCGTGTCAAGGCGAATACGCGGACGGCAGAAATTACATTCAAGCCGCCATCAACAATGGCGCGAAATTCGTTTATTGGGACGCGGACGGCGATTTTGTTTGGCAAAATCAATGGGCTATCCCCAATCAGCCGATTGCCGATTTGCGCCAATGCGCGGGCATTTTGGCGGCACAGGCTTACGGCAATCTTTCAGGCAGCCTGAACGTGATTGGCGTTACAGGCACAAACGGCAAAACGTCCATTACCCAATGGCTTGCCCAAGCGATTGATATTCTTGAAAATCAACAATCCTGCGCGATTATCGGCACGGTCGGCAACGGCTTTTTTGGCGATTTGCAAGAAACCAGCCACACCACGCCCGACCCCGTTTCCGTGCAAACTTTATTGCGCCAATTCAAAAACTTGGGCGCAAAACACATCACCATGGAAGTGTCCAGTCATGGCTTGCACCAATTCCGCGTGAATGGCGTGCCGTTCCGCACCGCCGTGTTCACGAATTTGACGCGCGACCACTTGGATTACCACAGCGACATGGACGATTATGGCGCAACCAAAGCACGATTGTTCCACTGGCAAGGTTTGGAAAATGCCATTATCAATCAAGATGATGAGTTTGGCACGAAACTGATTGCCGAATTGCGCGAAAAATATCCCCATTTAAAAACAATCTCTTACGGTTTTGATGAAAGCGCGGACATTCACATCAGCGAATTTGTTGCCGATACGCGCGGTATGCGTTTGACTTTAAAAACGATTTGGGGCGAAGGCTCGGCACAAACGCGCTTATTGGGGCGTTTTAACGCGCAAAATTTCGCGGCATGCGTGGGCGTGTTGTGCTCCAACGGTTGGGATTTGCAGGCAGCCTTAAACGCTTTGAGCCAAATCCGCCCCGCCACAGGTCGCATGGATTGTATTATCAATGAAAACAAACCCTTAGTTGTCGTGGACTACGCCCACACACCAGACGCATTGGAAAAAGCCTTGACCACATTGCGCGAAATCCAGCAGCCTGAAAGCCGTTTGTGGTGCGTGTTTGGCTGCGGCGGCAACCGTGACCGTGGCAAACGCCCCTTAATGGGAGCGGTGGCGAGCCAGTTCAGCGATTGCCCAGTCGTAACCAGCGACAATCCGCGCATGGAAGACCCAGCCGCGATTATTGACGACATTTTGCCAGCCGTGCCGAACGCAGCTTTGGTGGAACTTGACCGCCGCACCGCGATTGAACAGACGATTGCCCAAGCCAGCGCACAAGACATTGTTTTGATTGCAGGAAAAGGGCATGAAACCTATCAGGATATTCAGGGCGTGAAAACGCATTTTTCGGATTTTGAAGTGGCGGAAAATGCTTTGAAAGGGCGTTAA
- a CDS encoding peptidoglycan D,D-transpeptidase FtsI family protein has translation MLIRNEYKPYMAKKEEKNQIVVENNKRLGRLLLAISGAFAVLVGYSFVVQANHHDELSKFSDNRVVRSIREPALRGTITDRNGTILAVSRYLKVATFNPKAIYAPKRVGDPINWNVISNEQFEKMAELLKLPEQEIRQKLKDRSSQYVQFKTELSLEEADALKALKIPTLRFEERTERTYPTAHLFSHIVGFANSKGVGLEGLERVENERLKGEDGQQVVLRDRHQNIVELIDSPENTIAKSGETLVLSVDSNIQQLARTQLAETLKRFNAKAGGAVVLDAQTGEILAMSSLPDYDANFYQAYPEDSLRNFAVGVTMEPGSVMKPFVVAKALDDGKVSRNTWFNTTPYKVGNKTIRDTHKSDALTTEGILQKSSNVGTSYIAAMYPNEELHEHFSAIGFGKKTQSGVSGEQNLPIKPAERWTKLDRAVISYGYSISANLLQLAQAYTIFTTDGKLMPATIYKQKRHTEGTQILKPETARQMREMMISITQKGGTGQAGAVVGYDVAAKTGTARKVSDTGGYEGKYRASFVGFAPAKNPRLIVAITIDEPSGNGYYGGTVAGPAFSKIMGGSLKILGVKPTYLTAEQQINLPTAADMNLKSELIEEQ, from the coding sequence ATGTTAATTCGTAATGAATACAAGCCATATATGGCAAAAAAAGAAGAAAAGAACCAAATCGTTGTGGAAAATAACAAACGATTAGGTCGTTTGTTGCTGGCAATTTCTGGCGCATTTGCTGTTTTGGTAGGATATAGTTTTGTAGTACAGGCCAATCATCATGATGAATTGAGCAAATTTAGTGATAATCGCGTAGTACGCAGTATTAGAGAACCCGCTTTGCGTGGCACGATTACCGACCGTAATGGCACAATTTTGGCGGTGAGCCGTTATCTAAAAGTGGCAACTTTCAATCCAAAAGCGATTTATGCGCCAAAACGTGTGGGCGATCCAATTAATTGGAATGTGATTTCTAATGAACAATTTGAAAAAATGGCAGAATTGTTAAAGCTGCCTGAACAAGAAATCCGCCAAAAACTGAAAGATCGTTCTAGTCAATATGTGCAATTTAAAACAGAATTGTCTTTGGAAGAAGCGGATGCGTTAAAAGCATTGAAAATACCGACTTTGCGTTTTGAAGAGCGCACAGAGCGTACTTATCCAACCGCACATTTGTTTTCGCATATTGTTGGTTTTGCCAACAGTAAAGGCGTGGGCTTGGAAGGTTTGGAGCGTGTAGAAAATGAACGTCTAAAAGGCGAAGATGGACAACAAGTCGTCTTGCGCGACCGACATCAGAATATTGTGGAATTGATTGATTCCCCTGAAAATACCATTGCTAAATCAGGTGAAACATTGGTATTGTCGGTAGACAGTAATATTCAACAACTGGCACGCACACAGTTAGCTGAAACTTTAAAACGCTTTAATGCGAAAGCAGGTGGCGCGGTGGTTTTGGATGCGCAAACAGGCGAAATTTTGGCAATGAGTAGTTTGCCTGATTACGATGCCAATTTTTATCAAGCTTATCCCGAAGATAGTTTGCGTAATTTTGCCGTTGGTGTAACGATGGAACCAGGTTCGGTGATGAAGCCATTTGTAGTGGCAAAAGCGTTAGATGACGGTAAAGTGAGCCGAAATACATGGTTCAATACAACGCCATATAAAGTGGGCAATAAAACTATTCGTGATACGCATAAAAGTGATGCTTTAACGACCGAAGGCATTTTGCAAAAATCGTCTAATGTGGGAACCAGTTATATTGCGGCGATGTATCCAAATGAAGAATTGCATGAGCATTTTTCTGCTATTGGCTTTGGTAAAAAAACACAATCAGGTGTAAGTGGTGAACAAAATTTACCAATTAAACCTGCTGAGCGTTGGACAAAATTGGATCGCGCGGTTATTTCGTATGGTTATTCTATTTCAGCCAATTTATTGCAATTGGCGCAGGCATATACTATTTTTACAACTGATGGTAAATTGATGCCAGCAACTATTTATAAGCAAAAACGTCATACCGAAGGAACGCAGATTTTAAAACCTGAAACGGCACGTCAAATGCGTGAAATGATGATAAGCATCACGCAAAAAGGCGGTACAGGTCAGGCAGGTGCAGTAGTAGGTTATGATGTTGCCGCAAAAACAGGTACAGCGCGTAAAGTGAGCGATACAGGTGGTTACGAAGGCAAATATCGTGCAAGTTTTGTTGGTTTTGCCCCTGCGAAAAATCCACGTTTAATTGTAGCAATTACAATTGATGAGCCAAGTGGTAATGGCTATTATGGTGGCACGGTGGCAGGCCCTGCATTCAGTAAAATCATGGGGGGCAGCCTGAAAATATTAGGCGTGAAACCAACTTATTTGACTGCGGAGCAACAAATTAATTTGCCCACTGCTGCTGATATGAATCTGAAATCTGAACTGATTGAAGAGCAGTAA
- a CDS encoding cell division protein FtsL, which produces MFSKLNFVLLVAVTLSALYVTDLRMSIKRQTHLYGKGQEEEIRLNQDRAELMYERSKHSDAQQVEQAALQMKMRKPTPEETVALHN; this is translated from the coding sequence ATGTTTTCTAAATTAAATTTTGTATTATTGGTAGCGGTTACATTATCGGCATTGTATGTAACCGATTTACGCATGAGCATTAAACGGCAAACGCATTTGTATGGTAAAGGGCAGGAAGAGGAAATTCGCCTGAATCAAGATCGTGCGGAATTGATGTATGAACGCAGTAAGCACTCTGATGCGCAACAAGTAGAACAAGCTGCCTTGCAAATGAAAATGCGCAAGCCTACACCAGAGGAAACGGTTGCCTTGCATAATTGA
- the rsmH gene encoding 16S rRNA (cytosine(1402)-N(4))-methyltransferase RsmH, translating to MTQSTFEHITVLLHEAVDALNIKADGVYVDGTFGRGGHSRLILSRLGEKGRLVVFDKDPQAIAVANELAAQDKRVNVIHNGFATFQAALNDLNIEKIDGALFDLGISSPQIDDASRGFSFRFDAPLDMRMDTTRGQSAAQWLAVADEQEIHEVIKNYGEERFSRQIARAIVAQRSESPINTTRQLAQIAAQCVRTRERGQDPATRTFQAIRIFINRELDEISAVLPQVVERLNVGGRLSVIAFHSLEDRIVKQFVKQYSSHAPLPKWAAIREADLPTPPLMAIGKAIKASETELAANPRARSAVLRVAERTNGAFVVN from the coding sequence ATGACCCAATCAACTTTTGAACACATTACTGTTTTGCTGCACGAAGCCGTTGATGCGCTCAATATCAAGGCAGATGGTGTGTATGTGGACGGTACATTTGGGCGCGGTGGACATTCGCGTTTGATTTTGTCGCGTTTGGGCGAAAAGGGTCGTTTGGTGGTGTTTGATAAAGACCCGCAGGCGATTGCGGTAGCCAATGAATTAGCAGCGCAAGATAAACGTGTGAATGTGATTCACAATGGTTTTGCCACGTTTCAGGCTGCCTTAAACGATTTAAATATTGAAAAAATTGATGGTGCATTGTTTGATTTGGGCATTTCATCGCCACAAATTGACGATGCATCGCGTGGTTTCAGTTTCCGTTTTGATGCACCTTTGGATATGCGTATGGATACCACGCGCGGACAATCGGCAGCGCAATGGCTGGCGGTGGCTGACGAGCAAGAAATACACGAAGTGATTAAAAATTATGGTGAAGAGCGGTTTAGTCGCCAGATTGCGCGTGCTATTGTCGCGCAACGCAGCGAGTCGCCCATCAATACAACCCGTCAGTTGGCGCAAATCGCGGCGCAATGTGTCCGTACTCGTGAGCGTGGACAAGACCCTGCAACGCGTACCTTCCAAGCTATTCGCATCTTTATTAACCGCGAATTGGACGAAATCTCAGCGGTATTGCCGCAAGTTGTTGAAAGGCTGAATGTGGGTGGGCGTTTGTCGGTGATTGCATTTCATTCTTTGGAAGACAGGATTGTGAAGCAATTTGTGAAGCAATATTCTTCCCACGCGCCTCTACCTAAATGGGCAGCGATTCGCGAAGCGGATTTACCCACACCACCATTGATGGCGATTGGCAAAGCGATTAAAGCCAGCGAAACAGAATTAGCAGCCAATCCACGCGCACGTTCGGCAGTATTGCGAGTAGCGGAACGGACAAATGGCGCATTTGTTGTAAATTAA
- the mraZ gene encoding division/cell wall cluster transcriptional repressor MraZ: MFRGAHELNIDTKGRLAIPAKFREVLSREFVGEDDVPRFVVTLDSRDRLLLYPEVEWEKVEQQLLALNVKGKPNLALYQNLLLHNADTLDIDGAGRVLLPANLRRLVNFDKDVMLLGRVNRLELWGREQKLAETEAALSINPDELDFDLSQTDLQL, translated from the coding sequence ATGTTTCGTGGCGCACATGAATTAAACATTGACACCAAGGGACGCTTGGCGATTCCAGCCAAGTTCCGTGAGGTTTTGTCACGTGAATTTGTGGGCGAAGACGATGTGCCACGTTTTGTGGTTACGTTGGATAGCCGCGACCGTTTGTTGCTGTATCCCGAAGTGGAGTGGGAGAAAGTGGAGCAACAGTTGCTTGCGCTGAATGTGAAAGGGAAACCGAATTTGGCGTTGTATCAAAATTTGCTACTGCACAATGCGGATACTTTGGATATTGATGGAGCAGGACGAGTGTTGTTACCTGCGAATCTGCGCCGTTTAGTCAATTTTGATAAAGATGTAATGCTGCTGGGACGTGTGAACCGTCTGGAATTGTGGGGACGTGAACAAAAACTGGCAGAAACCGAAGCTGCTTTGTCTATTAACCCCGATGAATTAGATTTTGATTTGAGCCAAACCGATTTGCAATTATGA
- a CDS encoding class I SAM-dependent methyltransferase: protein MTFVHIPHISPDAEAASQTLTDYIAADIHAHDGAIPFSRFMQHALYAPQLGYYTGGAHKIGAAGDFITAPTLSPLFGQTLARQIALILPQTAGNVYEFGAGTGALATQIINALSGSLKNYYIIELSPDLAARQREYIAQNAADFAERVIWLDTLPEQLDGVLIGNEVLDAMPIERVRRNEQGELELAHVSINEQKIFCWQYKPLQDKLLFQAACEYFPDTLNYTSELHPAQHAFIRTLAQKLTRGAMIWLDYGFDAAQYYHPQRNDGTLIGHHRHHTIHDPFYRVGLTDLTAHINFSDMAAAGCGAGLDLIGYTTQAHFLFNLGILDLLAQQYPQTDTADYVQAAHAVQVLTAQHEMGELFKVIAFGREIDVDWLGFAYGDLCHKL from the coding sequence ATGACTTTTGTACATATTCCCCACATCAGTCCAGATGCAGAAGCTGCCAGCCAAACTCTGACCGATTACATTGCCGCCGATATTCACGCACACGATGGCGCGATTCCCTTTTCACGCTTTATGCAACACGCACTGTACGCGCCGCAATTAGGTTACTACACAGGTGGCGCACACAAAATCGGGGCGGCAGGCGATTTCATCACCGCACCCACTTTATCGCCACTTTTCGGGCAAACTTTGGCACGCCAAATCGCGCTAATTCTGCCACAAACCGCAGGCAATGTGTACGAATTTGGCGCAGGTACGGGCGCACTTGCCACACAAATCATCAACGCGCTTTCAGGCAGCCTGAAAAACTATTACATCATTGAATTATCACCTGATTTAGCTGCAAGACAACGCGAATACATCGCCCAAAACGCGGCTGATTTTGCCGAGCGCGTGATTTGGTTGGACACGCTGCCTGAACAATTGGACGGCGTACTCATCGGCAATGAAGTGCTAGATGCGATGCCGATAGAACGTGTGCGCCGCAATGAACAAGGTGAATTGGAATTAGCGCACGTTAGCATCAATGAACAGAAAATATTTTGTTGGCAATACAAGCCATTACAAGATAAACTGTTGTTTCAGGCTGCCTGTGAATATTTCCCCGATACGCTCAATTACACCAGCGAATTGCACCCTGCTCAACACGCATTTATCCGCACGCTGGCGCAAAAATTAACACGCGGCGCGATGATTTGGCTGGATTACGGTTTTGATGCCGCGCAGTATTACCACCCGCAACGCAACGATGGCACGCTGATTGGGCATCATCGCCACCACACCATTCACGACCCGTTTTATCGCGTAGGTTTGACCGATTTGACCGCGCACATCAATTTCAGCGACATGGCGGCGGCAGGTTGTGGCGCAGGATTGGATTTGATTGGTTACACCACGCAAGCTCATTTTTTGTTTAATTTAGGTATTTTGGATTTATTGGCGCAACAGTATCCGCAAACTGATACGGCAGATTATGTTCAGGCTGCCCATGCGGTACAGGTTTTGACGGCGCAGCATGAAATGGGCGAATTGTTTAAAGTCATCGCTTTTGGGCGTGAGATTGATGTGGATTGGTTGGGTTTTGCGTATGGCGATTTGTGTCATAAATTGTGA
- a CDS encoding helix-turn-helix domain-containing protein → MNIGHAIRFLRKQKGWTQSQLADFSHTTKSTISNLESGNQSYSAALLQHLAHALGCPISRIFVVAEQLQEVSDEKQIWDKLPIELLFQHLSEPMQLSVRQLMKQILLEQEKLK, encoded by the coding sequence ATGAATATTGGACACGCAATTCGATTTTTACGGAAACAAAAAGGCTGGACTCAATCGCAACTGGCTGATTTTTCGCACACCACGAAAAGTACGATTTCCAATTTGGAAAGTGGCAATCAAAGTTATAGTGCAGCTTTGTTGCAGCACTTGGCACATGCTTTGGGTTGTCCAATTTCAAGAATTTTTGTGGTGGCAGAACAGTTGCAAGAAGTATCTGATGAAAAACAGATATGGGATAAATTGCCGATTGAATTGTTATTTCAGCATTTAAGCGAGCCGATGCAGCTTTCGGTGCGACAGTTGATGAAACAAATTTTGTTAGAACAAGAAAAGTTAAAATAA